Proteins from a single region of Sinorhizobium alkalisoli:
- a CDS encoding sugar kinase, whose protein sequence is MAGTMLSIGECMVELMQAERGMLRKGYAGDSFNTAYYARLFAPADWTVDYFTAVGTDAVSDEMIAFMESNGIGTSHIARIEGRMPGLYMIHLKEGERSFSYWRSTSSAKLLAEDPDRLRKAVEAADVAFFSGITLAILSPGAGETLLSELRRAKAGGKRVVFDPNIRPRLWDDATRMLTTLEAGARAATMVLPSFDDEATHFGDASVGETIDRYRALGVEEIAVKDGGKGITLQFDGERLHVPAVPASRIVDTTSAGDSFNGSFLARLAAGDSPADAAAFAAHVAAAVIGHHGALVARETLAVEDIA, encoded by the coding sequence ATGGCAGGCACGATGCTTTCGATCGGCGAATGCATGGTCGAACTGATGCAGGCGGAGAGAGGCATGCTGCGCAAGGGCTATGCCGGCGACAGCTTCAATACCGCTTATTATGCCCGGCTATTTGCGCCGGCGGACTGGACGGTGGATTATTTCACCGCCGTCGGCACCGATGCGGTCTCGGACGAAATGATCGCCTTCATGGAAAGTAACGGAATCGGCACGTCGCATATCGCCCGGATCGAGGGTCGCATGCCGGGCCTTTACATGATCCACCTGAAGGAGGGCGAGCGCAGCTTCTCCTACTGGCGTTCCACCTCTTCCGCCAAGCTGCTTGCCGAGGACCCGGATCGGCTGAGGAAGGCTGTCGAGGCCGCGGACGTTGCCTTTTTCTCCGGCATCACGCTGGCGATCCTCTCGCCCGGCGCGGGCGAGACGCTGCTTTCCGAACTGCGCCGCGCGAAGGCCGGCGGCAAGCGCGTCGTCTTCGATCCGAATATCCGTCCGCGCCTGTGGGACGACGCGACCCGGATGCTCACCACTCTCGAGGCCGGCGCCCGGGCGGCGACGATGGTGCTGCCGAGCTTTGACGACGAGGCGACGCATTTCGGCGATGCGTCAGTCGGCGAGACGATCGATCGCTACCGCGCGCTTGGTGTCGAGGAGATCGCCGTCAAGGACGGCGGCAAAGGCATCACGCTGCAGTTTGACGGCGAACGCCTGCATGTGCCCGCAGTTCCCGCGTCGCGGATCGTCGACACCACCAGCGCCGGCGACAGCTTCAACGGCTCTTTCCTCGCCCGTCTTGCCGCCGGCGACAGCCCCGCCGATGCCGCCGCCTTCGCCGCCCACGTCGCTGCTGCCGTCATCGGTCACCACGGGGCGCTGGTTGCGCGGGAGACGCTGGCGGTCGAGGATATCGCTTAG
- the der gene encoding ribosome biogenesis GTPase Der — MSFTVAIVGRPNVGKSTLFNRLVGKKLALVDDTPGVTRDRRPGDAKLVDLKFRIIDTAGLEQSAPDSLQGRMWAQTEAAIDEADLSLFIVDAKAGLTPADETLAEMLRRRGKPVIVVANKAEARGSEGGFYDAFTLGLGEPCPISAEHGQGMLDLRDAIVAALGEERAFPPAEDVAVTDVDVRPAEVGEGAEDEEAEPVYDETKPLRVAIVGRPNAGKSTLINRFLGEDRLLTGPEAGITRDSISVEWQWRDRTIKMFDTAGMRRKAKVQEKLEKLSVADALRAIRFAETVVIVFDATIPFEKQDLQIVDLVLREGRAAVLAFNKWDLVEDWQAVLADLREKTERLLPQARGIRAVPISGHTGYGLDRLMQAIIETDKVWNRRISTARLNRWLEAQQVQHPPPAVSGRRLKLKYMTQVKARPPGFMISCTRPEAVPESYVRYLVNGLRKDFDMPGVPIRVHFRASDNPYETKARKRR, encoded by the coding sequence ATGAGTTTTACCGTCGCCATCGTCGGGCGCCCTAATGTAGGCAAGTCCACACTGTTCAACCGGCTTGTGGGCAAGAAGCTGGCGCTTGTCGACGACACGCCGGGGGTGACGCGTGACCGCCGTCCGGGCGACGCCAAGCTCGTCGACCTCAAATTCCGCATCATCGACACGGCCGGCCTCGAGCAATCCGCACCCGACAGCCTGCAGGGCCGCATGTGGGCGCAGACCGAGGCGGCAATCGACGAGGCCGACCTGTCGCTCTTCATCGTCGACGCCAAGGCAGGCCTGACGCCCGCCGACGAGACGCTTGCCGAAATGCTGCGCCGGCGCGGCAAGCCGGTCATCGTCGTGGCCAACAAAGCCGAGGCTCGCGGCTCCGAGGGCGGCTTCTACGATGCCTTTACGCTCGGCCTTGGCGAACCCTGCCCGATCTCGGCCGAGCATGGCCAGGGCATGCTCGACCTACGCGACGCGATCGTCGCAGCGCTTGGCGAGGAGAGGGCCTTTCCGCCCGCCGAGGACGTCGCCGTGACGGATGTCGATGTCAGGCCGGCCGAGGTGGGCGAGGGGGCGGAGGACGAAGAGGCCGAGCCCGTCTATGACGAAACCAAACCTCTGCGCGTCGCGATCGTCGGCCGCCCCAATGCGGGCAAATCGACGCTGATCAACCGCTTCCTTGGCGAAGACCGGCTCCTGACCGGTCCGGAGGCGGGGATTACCCGCGATTCCATTTCGGTCGAGTGGCAATGGCGTGACCGCACGATCAAGATGTTCGATACGGCAGGCATGCGCCGCAAGGCGAAAGTTCAGGAGAAACTCGAAAAGCTTTCCGTCGCCGACGCGCTGCGCGCGATCCGCTTTGCCGAAACGGTCGTCATCGTTTTCGATGCGACTATTCCCTTCGAGAAGCAGGATCTGCAGATCGTCGACCTGGTGCTGCGCGAGGGACGTGCGGCGGTGCTCGCCTTCAACAAATGGGATCTGGTCGAGGATTGGCAGGCGGTGCTCGCGGACCTGCGCGAGAAGACCGAACGGCTGCTGCCGCAGGCCCGCGGCATCCGCGCGGTGCCGATTTCCGGACACACGGGCTATGGGCTCGACCGGCTGATGCAGGCGATCATCGAGACCGACAAGGTCTGGAACCGCCGTATTTCGACGGCGCGCCTCAACCGCTGGCTCGAAGCGCAACAGGTGCAGCACCCACCGCCGGCCGTCTCCGGCCGCCGGCTCAAGCTCAAATACATGACGCAGGTGAAGGCCCGCCCGCCGGGCTTCATGATCTCCTGCACCCGTCCGGAGGCGGTGCCGGAATCCTATGTCCGCTATCTCGTCAACGGCCTGCGCAAGGATTTCGATATGCCGGGCGTGCCCATTCGCGTCCATTTCCGCGCCTCGGACAATCCCTACGAGACGAAGGCGCGCAAGAGGCGGTGA
- the ade gene encoding adenine deaminase: MSETLERLIDQGVGREPADIVLKGGRFFDLVTGELVVSDIALSGDRIVGTCGEYRGREEIDISGRIVVPGFIDTHLHIESSLVTPHEFDRCVLPLGITTAICDPHEIANVLGTEGIQFFLDSALQTIMDIRVQLSSCVPATHLETSGADLPVERLLPFRQHPKVIGLAEFMNFPGVIHKDPVCLAKLDAFQGGHIDGHAPLLRGKELNGYLATGIRTDHECTSAEEALEKIRKGMHILVREGSVSKDLDALMPIITERLSPYLALCTDDRNPLDIAEQGHLDHMIRTAIAAGVEPLAIYRAASISAARAFGLRDRGLVAPGWRADLVVVDSLENCKAQMVFSAGRRVTDRLFARRKPVEPVGLDSVKAREVKAADFGVPYAEGETSVIGVLPGKIITEHRRYRLPTEGNRTGVDLDRDIIKVAVVERHGHNGNHANGFVQGFGLKKGAIASTVGHDSHNICVVGVNDEDMALAANRLGEIKGGFVVVEDGKVTGEIALPVAGLMSLEPYERVRDILHHLRQAAVALGATLEEPFLQLAFLPLPVIPHLKISDRGLVDVDRFALIG; encoded by the coding sequence ATGTCCGAAACGCTGGAGCGCTTGATCGATCAGGGCGTCGGCCGTGAGCCGGCGGACATCGTGCTCAAGGGCGGACGGTTCTTCGATCTCGTCACCGGCGAACTGGTCGTCTCGGACATCGCCCTCTCAGGCGACAGGATTGTCGGTACCTGCGGCGAATACCGCGGCCGCGAGGAGATCGACATCTCCGGCCGCATCGTCGTTCCAGGCTTCATCGACACGCATCTGCACATCGAATCATCACTCGTGACGCCGCACGAATTCGACCGCTGCGTCCTGCCGCTCGGCATCACCACCGCCATCTGCGATCCGCATGAGATCGCCAACGTGCTCGGCACCGAAGGCATCCAGTTCTTCCTGGATTCGGCGCTGCAAACCATCATGGACATTCGCGTCCAGCTTTCCTCCTGTGTGCCGGCCACACACCTCGAAACCTCGGGCGCCGACCTCCCGGTCGAGCGGCTCCTGCCGTTTCGCCAGCACCCGAAGGTGATCGGCCTGGCGGAGTTCATGAACTTCCCCGGCGTCATCCACAAGGATCCGGTCTGCCTCGCCAAGCTCGACGCCTTCCAGGGCGGCCACATCGACGGGCATGCGCCGCTGCTCCGCGGCAAGGAGCTGAATGGTTACCTCGCAACCGGCATCCGCACCGACCATGAATGCACGAGCGCGGAAGAGGCGCTGGAAAAGATCCGCAAGGGCATGCACATCCTCGTGCGCGAGGGCTCCGTCTCCAAGGACCTGGACGCCCTGATGCCGATCATCACCGAACGCCTTTCGCCCTACCTGGCGCTCTGCACGGACGATCGCAACCCGCTCGACATCGCCGAACAGGGCCATCTCGACCATATGATCCGCACCGCCATCGCCGCAGGCGTCGAACCGCTGGCCATCTATCGCGCAGCCTCGATCTCGGCCGCGCGCGCCTTCGGGCTTAGGGACCGTGGCCTTGTCGCGCCCGGGTGGCGCGCCGACCTCGTCGTCGTCGACAGCTTGGAGAATTGCAAGGCGCAGATGGTGTTTTCCGCCGGGAGGCGTGTCACCGACCGGCTCTTCGCGCGGCGCAAGCCGGTCGAGCCGGTTGGGCTCGACAGCGTCAAGGCGCGAGAGGTCAAGGCCGCCGACTTCGGCGTCCCTTATGCCGAGGGAGAAACTTCGGTGATCGGCGTGCTGCCCGGCAAGATCATCACCGAACACCGCCGCTATCGTCTCCCCACCGAGGGCAACCGAACCGGTGTCGATCTCGACCGCGATATCATCAAGGTCGCGGTCGTCGAGCGCCACGGCCACAACGGCAATCACGCCAATGGTTTTGTCCAGGGCTTCGGGCTGAAGAAGGGCGCGATCGCCTCAACCGTCGGCCATGACAGCCACAATATCTGCGTCGTCGGCGTCAATGACGAAGACATGGCGCTCGCCGCCAACCGCCTCGGCGAAATCAAGGGCGGCTTCGTCGTCGTCGAGGACGGCAAGGTCACCGGCGAGATCGCTTTGCCCGTCGCCGGCCTGATGAGCCTCGAACCCTATGAGCGTGTGCGCGACATCCTCCACCACCTGCGCCAAGCCGCCGTTGCGCTGGGGGCGACGCTCGAAGAACCATTCCTGCAACTCGCCTTCCTGCCGCTCCCGGTGATCCCGCATCTGAAGATCTCCGACCGGGGGCTGGTGGACGTCGACAGGTTTGCGCTGATCGGGTGA
- a CDS encoding alpha-glucosidase family protein: MAIEARRGDDWWRGAVIYQVYPRSFQDTDGDGVGDLRGVTRRLSHIAALGVDAIWLSPFFTSPQADMGYDVSDYCDVDPMFGTLDDFDEMLAEAHRLGLKVIIDQVISHTSDRHPWFVESRSSRTNAKADWYVWADPKPDGAAPNNWLSVFGGPAWEWDGVRRQYYLHNFLTSQPDLNFHNPEVQEALLSTVRFWLERGVDGFRLDTVNYYFHDDQLRDNPPVVPDPDAISQDAPDVNPYGMQSHLYDKSRPENIAFLRRLRALLDEYGGRATVGEVGDGARSLKTVAAYTSGSDKLHMCYTFDLLGPAFTASHIRRCVEGFQAMVADGWVCWALSNHDVMRHVSRFAVPRADRERLAKLAISVLATLRGSICLYQGEELGLPEAELALEELRDPYGIRFWPAFKGRDGCRTPMVWEHRHPTGGFSSGIPWLPVRDDQRLLAVDTQEGDAGSVLEHYRRTLAFRRMHAALIDGEMSFLASNRDVLAFVREKDGERLLFLFNLTTEPQEVHLSSATTVAEALPLPGFAPEIADDVVRLEGLDAFCGRLR; the protein is encoded by the coding sequence ATGGCGATCGAGGCGAGGCGTGGCGACGACTGGTGGCGCGGTGCGGTGATCTACCAGGTCTATCCGCGTTCCTTCCAGGATACCGATGGCGACGGCGTCGGCGATCTGCGCGGTGTCACCCGGCGGCTTTCGCACATCGCTGCGCTCGGCGTCGACGCGATATGGCTCTCGCCCTTCTTCACCTCGCCGCAAGCGGACATGGGATATGACGTCTCCGACTATTGCGACGTCGATCCGATGTTCGGTACGCTCGACGATTTCGATGAAATGCTGGCGGAGGCGCACCGGCTCGGGCTGAAGGTCATCATCGACCAGGTGATCTCGCACACATCGGATCGGCATCCATGGTTTGTCGAAAGCCGATCGAGCAGGACCAATGCGAAGGCGGATTGGTATGTCTGGGCCGACCCGAAGCCGGACGGTGCCGCGCCGAACAACTGGCTTTCGGTCTTTGGCGGCCCGGCCTGGGAATGGGACGGCGTGCGCAGGCAGTATTACCTGCATAATTTCCTGACGTCGCAGCCGGATCTCAATTTCCACAATCCCGAGGTACAGGAGGCGCTGCTTTCGACGGTTCGCTTCTGGCTTGAACGCGGCGTCGACGGGTTCCGGCTCGACACGGTGAATTACTACTTCCATGACGATCAGTTGCGGGATAATCCGCCGGTCGTGCCCGATCCCGATGCGATCAGTCAGGATGCGCCGGACGTCAATCCCTACGGGATGCAGAGTCATCTCTACGACAAGAGCCGTCCGGAGAACATCGCCTTCCTGCGTCGCCTGCGGGCGCTGCTCGATGAATACGGCGGCCGTGCAACCGTGGGTGAGGTGGGCGACGGCGCTCGGTCGCTGAAGACTGTTGCCGCCTATACGAGCGGCAGCGACAAGTTGCATATGTGCTACACGTTCGACCTTCTCGGGCCGGCTTTCACGGCGAGCCACATTCGCCGCTGTGTGGAGGGCTTCCAGGCGATGGTCGCCGATGGCTGGGTGTGCTGGGCTCTCTCCAATCACGACGTGATGCGGCATGTCAGCCGATTTGCGGTTCCGCGTGCCGATCGCGAGCGGCTGGCCAAACTCGCCATTTCGGTTCTTGCTACCCTGCGCGGCTCGATCTGCCTCTACCAAGGGGAGGAACTGGGCCTGCCGGAGGCGGAACTGGCGCTTGAGGAACTGCGGGATCCCTACGGCATCCGCTTCTGGCCGGCATTCAAGGGCCGTGACGGGTGCCGGACGCCGATGGTCTGGGAACACAGACATCCAACCGGCGGTTTTTCGTCCGGCATTCCGTGGTTGCCGGTAAGAGACGATCAGCGCCTGCTTGCGGTGGATACTCAGGAGGGTGACGCCGGATCGGTGCTCGAACACTACCGTCGAACGCTGGCCTTCCGCCGTATGCATGCGGCCCTGATCGACGGAGAAATGTCCTTCCTGGCGTCCAATCGGGACGTGCTTGCTTTCGTGCGGGAGAAGGACGGCGAACGGCTGCTGTTCCTGTTCAACCTCACGACAGAGCCGCAAGAGGTTCATCTCTCATCGGCTACCACGGTTGCGGAGGCGCTGCCGCTGCCCGGCTTTGCGCCGGAAATTGCGGACGACGTGGTCAGGCTCGAAGGACTCGATGCGTTTTGCGGAAGGCTGCGGTGA
- a CDS encoding tetratricopeptide repeat protein, whose amino-acid sequence MANQDDSFIREVNEELRSDQMKAIWTRFGGVIIAVAALIILGTIGKVGYDYWQDASSSESGDAFLVALDLAKENKSDEALAALTKLEQDGYGSYPVLARLRAATLEAEKGETDAAIAAFTDIGKDSRIPAALRDAARLRAAYLLIDAGTYEQVSAEVEQLAVPQNAMRHSAREALGLAAYKAGDYAKAKSWFQQIAEDTESPRGIANRAQMLLDVIGASGKA is encoded by the coding sequence ATGGCGAACCAAGACGACAGCTTTATCCGCGAGGTCAATGAAGAGCTCCGTTCGGACCAGATGAAGGCGATCTGGACGCGGTTCGGCGGGGTCATTATCGCGGTCGCCGCCTTGATTATCCTCGGCACGATCGGCAAGGTCGGCTACGACTATTGGCAGGATGCCTCCTCGTCGGAATCCGGCGACGCCTTCCTGGTCGCCCTCGACCTCGCCAAGGAAAACAAATCCGACGAAGCGCTGGCCGCGCTGACGAAGCTCGAGCAGGATGGCTACGGCTCCTATCCCGTGCTTGCCCGTCTGCGTGCGGCGACGCTCGAGGCCGAAAAGGGGGAAACCGACGCGGCGATCGCGGCCTTTACCGACATCGGCAAGGACAGCCGGATTCCGGCGGCGCTGCGCGACGCGGCGCGGCTGCGCGCGGCCTATCTGCTGATCGACGCGGGAACCTATGAGCAGGTCTCGGCGGAGGTCGAGCAACTGGCGGTGCCGCAGAACGCCATGCGCCATTCCGCGCGCGAGGCGCTCGGGCTTGCCGCCTACAAGGCGGGCGACTACGCCAAGGCGAAGAGCTGGTTCCAGCAGATCGCCGAAGATACGGAGAGCCCGCGCGGCATTGCGAACAGGGCGCAGATGCTGCTCGACGTGATCGGGGCCAGCGGCAAGGCTTGA
- a CDS encoding aspartate aminotransferase family protein: MATRLSNDLSAFWMPFTANRQFKREPRLFVGAKDMYYTTHDGRTVLDGTAGLWCVNAGHCRPKITEAIREQAGELDYAPAFQLGHPKAFELANRLVDIAPEGMNHVLYTNSGSESVDTALKVALAYHRAKGDGSRFRLIGRERGYHGVNFGGISVGGIVANRKMFGTLLTGVDHLPHTHLPGKNAFTRGEPEHGADLASELERIVTLHDASTIAAVIVEPVAGSTGVLIPPKGYLQKLREICTKHGILLIFDEVITGFGRLGTPFAAQYFGVKPDIITTAKGLTNGVIPMGAVFVSSEIHDAFMTGPEHLIEFFHGYTYSGNPIASAAALGTLDTYREEGLLMRAAELASYWEEALHSLKDCPLVVDIRNIGLIGAIELEPIAGEPTKRAFSAFLKAYEKGLLIRTTGDIIALSPPLIIEREQIDELFDKLRDVLTNNI; this comes from the coding sequence AAGCAATGACCTCAGCGCCTTCTGGATGCCGTTTACGGCCAACCGGCAATTCAAGAGGGAGCCGCGTCTCTTCGTCGGCGCCAAGGACATGTACTACACGACCCATGACGGGCGGACGGTGCTGGATGGAACCGCGGGGCTCTGGTGCGTCAATGCCGGCCATTGTCGCCCGAAGATCACGGAGGCCATTCGCGAGCAGGCGGGCGAGCTCGATTATGCGCCTGCCTTCCAGCTCGGCCATCCGAAAGCCTTCGAACTCGCCAACCGGCTCGTCGATATCGCCCCGGAAGGGATGAACCACGTTCTCTACACCAATTCCGGTTCGGAATCGGTCGACACCGCGCTCAAGGTGGCGCTCGCCTATCACCGCGCCAAGGGCGACGGCTCGCGCTTCCGCCTCATTGGCCGCGAGCGTGGCTATCACGGCGTCAATTTCGGCGGCATTTCCGTCGGCGGCATCGTCGCCAACCGCAAGATGTTCGGCACGCTTTTGACCGGCGTCGACCACCTGCCGCATACGCACTTGCCAGGCAAGAACGCCTTCACCCGCGGAGAGCCCGAACACGGCGCCGATCTCGCGAGCGAGCTGGAGCGCATCGTCACCCTGCACGACGCCTCGACGATCGCCGCCGTCATCGTCGAGCCGGTTGCCGGTTCCACCGGTGTGCTCATCCCGCCGAAGGGCTATCTTCAGAAGCTGCGCGAGATCTGCACGAAGCACGGCATCCTGTTGATCTTCGACGAGGTGATCACCGGCTTCGGCCGTCTCGGCACGCCCTTCGCCGCACAATATTTCGGCGTCAAGCCCGACATCATCACCACCGCCAAGGGGCTCACCAACGGCGTGATCCCGATGGGCGCGGTCTTCGTCAGCTCCGAAATTCACGACGCTTTCATGACCGGGCCGGAGCACCTGATCGAGTTCTTCCACGGCTACACCTATTCGGGCAACCCGATCGCCTCGGCCGCGGCACTCGGCACGCTCGACACCTACAGGGAAGAGGGATTGCTGATGCGCGCCGCCGAGCTTGCTTCCTATTGGGAAGAGGCCCTGCATTCCTTGAAAGACTGCCCGCTCGTGGTCGATATCCGCAATATCGGATTGATCGGCGCGATCGAACTCGAGCCAATTGCCGGCGAGCCGACGAAGCGCGCCTTCTCGGCGTTTCTGAAAGCCTATGAGAAGGGCCTCCTGATCCGCACCACCGGAGACATCATCGCGCTTTCGCCACCGCTGATCATCGAAAGAGAGCAGATCGATGAATTGTTCGACAAGCTGCGTGATGTCCTGACGAACAATATCTGA